The following proteins come from a genomic window of Musa acuminata AAA Group cultivar baxijiao chromosome BXJ1-7, Cavendish_Baxijiao_AAA, whole genome shotgun sequence:
- the LOC135680136 gene encoding thioredoxin H2-1-like encodes MFYHIVHYHPFISTFVDTRTPVCIIVARTAERRVIGGLFSSQSAAKEGESAVIAVHSAGEWAKKWQSHTQSNKLMIIDFAASWCGPWRSIEPAIKEMSARFTNAVFLKVDVDELPEVSKQWKVQAMPTFVLVKRGQEVGRIVGTKKEELQRTIQLHLNM; translated from the exons ATGTTCTATCATATTGTTCATTATCACCCATTTATTTCCACCTTTG TCGATACACGGACTCCCGTTTGCATCATCGTTGCGAGGACTGCAGAAAGACGAGTGATCGGTGGTCTCTTCTCCAGCCAGTCCGCCGCCAAGGAAGGCGAGTCCGCCGTCATCGCGGTCCACTCCGCCGGGGAATGGGCCAAGAAGTGGCAGTCCCACACCCAATCCAACAAGCTG ATGATCATAGACTTCGCCGCTTCCTGGTGCGGGCCGTGGCGCTCCATCGAGCCGGCGATCAAGGAGATGTCCGCCCGGTTCACCAACGCCGTGTTCCTCAAGGTCGACGTCGACGAGCTCCCG GAGGTGTCGAAGCAGTGGAAGGTGCAGGCGATGCCGACGTTCGTGCTGGTGAAGAGAGGGCAGGAGGTGGGGCGCATTGTGGGGACGAAGAAGGAGGAGCTCCAGAGGACGATCCAGCTGcatctcaacatgtga